One segment of Fibrobacter sp. UWB10 DNA contains the following:
- a CDS encoding glycoside hydrolase family 5 protein, with product MIKERLRGVNLGGWFSQVDCIQEKDPVGFPGIIEHIKTFLGDADFKRIRGAGFNHVRLPVDYFNLFDEGTIKPKEEVFALLDKAIKDILANDLYVILDLHKCPGHDFHLGSYQEQPFFVSADARKDTAKVWSFMAERYSGESRVMMELLNEPAAADSLVWDKVKDEIFWAIRKHAPKNTIVVGSNKWNSAHEFKYLTPMDDDNAIYSFHTYTPVTFTHQGAAWINDPFFKIERPWPGDYAAPEAGATTRLNVEFGKWDKARLQESIQNALDFRAKYDLPVACNEFGVYVQVARKYQLAWMHDFMEILRDADVGYSYWNYKNLDFGLVSKGESLHQNLKQYDNPDRLDNELMELLAKG from the coding sequence ATGATTAAAGAGAGACTGCGGGGGGTGAATTTGGGTGGATGGTTCAGTCAGGTAGACTGCATCCAGGAAAAAGATCCCGTAGGGTTTCCCGGGATCATTGAACACATCAAGACATTCCTCGGCGACGCGGATTTCAAGCGCATCCGCGGTGCGGGGTTCAACCACGTGCGCCTGCCGGTGGACTACTTCAACTTGTTCGACGAAGGAACGATCAAGCCTAAAGAAGAAGTTTTCGCTCTGCTGGACAAGGCCATCAAGGACATTCTGGCAAATGACCTATACGTGATTCTTGACCTGCACAAGTGCCCGGGCCACGACTTTCATCTCGGCTCTTACCAGGAGCAGCCCTTCTTTGTAAGTGCCGATGCCCGCAAGGATACCGCCAAGGTCTGGTCGTTTATGGCCGAACGTTACAGCGGCGAGTCCCGCGTGATGATGGAACTCCTGAACGAGCCCGCCGCCGCCGACTCCCTGGTTTGGGACAAAGTAAAAGACGAAATTTTCTGGGCCATTCGTAAGCACGCTCCGAAGAACACGATTGTGGTCGGCAGTAACAAGTGGAACAGCGCCCACGAATTCAAGTACCTGACCCCGATGGACGACGACAACGCCATCTACAGTTTTCATACCTACACTCCGGTGACCTTTACGCACCAGGGAGCCGCCTGGATTAACGATCCGTTCTTCAAAATTGAACGCCCGTGGCCAGGCGACTACGCCGCTCCCGAGGCCGGCGCCACCACCCGCCTCAACGTGGAATTCGGCAAGTGGGACAAGGCTCGCCTGCAAGAAAGCATCCAGAACGCACTCGACTTCCGCGCAAAGTACGACCTGCCGGTCGCCTGCAACGAATTCGGCGTCTACGTGCAAGTCGCCCGCAAATACCAGCTCGCCTGGATGCACGACTTCATGGAAATTCTGCGCGATGCCGACGTGGGCTACAGCTACTGGAACTACAAGAACCTGGACTTCGGTCTGGTTTCCAAGGGCGAATCCCTGCACCAGAACCTGAAGCAGTACGACAATCCGGACCGCCTCGACAACGAGCTCATGGAACTGCTCGCTAAAGGTTAA
- a CDS encoding TraR/DksA C4-type zinc finger protein gives MAEKKPVKMSDADLKFFEDMLIEKRRQIVTAQTDFDKTETFKNQAQAGEGGESNSADLATDYNALETNFSLAAREGKYLVYLEEALKRIKKGTFGICKVCGELIPKARLIAVPTATKCVNCKEETKRKEKEDSRLEMARMLAEAQRREMQKRAAGK, from the coding sequence ATGGCTGAAAAGAAACCTGTAAAAATGAGCGATGCTGACCTCAAGTTTTTTGAGGATATGTTGATTGAAAAACGTAGGCAGATTGTTACGGCACAGACCGACTTTGACAAGACCGAAACGTTCAAGAATCAGGCGCAGGCGGGTGAAGGTGGCGAATCTAACAGTGCCGACCTTGCAACCGACTATAACGCTCTTGAAACGAACTTCTCCTTGGCCGCCCGCGAAGGCAAGTATCTGGTTTACCTTGAAGAAGCGCTCAAGCGCATCAAGAAGGGGACCTTTGGCATTTGCAAGGTTTGCGGTGAACTCATTCCTAAGGCTCGCTTGATTGCTGTTCCTACGGCCACCAAGTGCGTGAACTGTAAGGAAGAAACCAAGCGCAAGGAAAAGGAAGATAGCCGCCTTGAAATGGCTCGTATGCTTGCCGAAGCCCAGCGCCGTGAAATGCAGAAACGCGCTGCCGGTAAATAG
- a CDS encoding MlaD family protein: MNRVTRRIKENLFPFVVFVILVTSCSAAWFFFHPSSPYHERMSFVVSFDAVGTLSPGNRVEVRGIPRGQITKVELTDEAVYVSVEVLANTKIPRNSEFRLITAGLMGEREMCILTGNSKDLVRDGDTLIGRFDEGMAGFGKKLGAIMADMAELKDSLKSVMDSLSDGQAGAQLDRVSKKANSVVRKTKVNVNEWKREVEALLDESDRSLSSAQAALETIANTGAAKVHDLTNLVERTRKLLESVKALKEQSVQILGKLAQGDNTAGLYLNPTSEFNKALDKLLLDTDALLKDIKKSGLDINVDIF; this comes from the coding sequence ATGAATAGGGTCACAAGACGCATTAAAGAGAACCTTTTTCCGTTTGTCGTATTCGTCATTCTCGTGACGTCATGCTCTGCGGCGTGGTTCTTTTTTCATCCGTCCAGTCCGTATCACGAACGCATGTCCTTTGTGGTTTCGTTCGATGCTGTGGGAACTCTTTCTCCGGGGAACCGAGTCGAAGTGCGCGGCATTCCCCGTGGACAGATTACCAAGGTCGAATTGACTGATGAGGCTGTCTACGTGTCGGTCGAAGTTCTTGCCAATACCAAGATTCCTCGGAATTCTGAGTTCCGCTTGATTACTGCAGGCCTGATGGGTGAACGCGAAATGTGCATTTTGACCGGCAATTCTAAAGACTTGGTGCGCGATGGCGATACGCTAATCGGGCGCTTCGACGAAGGTATGGCTGGTTTTGGTAAAAAGCTAGGCGCTATTATGGCAGACATGGCCGAACTCAAGGATTCTCTGAAATCGGTCATGGACTCTCTTTCTGACGGCCAGGCCGGTGCGCAGCTGGATCGAGTTTCGAAGAAGGCGAACAGCGTGGTTCGTAAGACCAAGGTGAACGTGAACGAATGGAAACGCGAGGTGGAGGCGCTTCTGGATGAATCCGACCGCAGTTTGAGCAGTGCCCAGGCGGCATTGGAAACAATTGCCAATACGGGGGCCGCCAAAGTTCATGACTTGACCAACTTGGTAGAACGTACCCGGAAATTACTGGAATCGGTTAAGGCTCTTAAGGAACAATCCGTGCAAATTTTGGGCAAACTAGCGCAGGGGGATAACACTGCCGGATTGTATTTGAACCCGACGTCTGAGTTCAATAAGGCTCTCGATAAGCTGCTTTTAGACACAGATGCCTTGCTGAAAGACATCAAAAAGAGCGGTTTGGATATTAATGTCGATATTTTTTAA
- the hprK gene encoding HPr(Ser) kinase/phosphatase, with the protein MAESRLKDIKILHRERLLVRDFFLHYGRDLQMACHSHESAMDAPIAESGIHRPGLAMAGYTKVYSSQQIQVVGHTEWNYLESIGPEGRAKVFENLSVFKAPMWVVTHSQMPHPELKAMCDRLNIPLFSTTLHTYEFNKIAQRILEEFFAPHAIIHGSLVDVYGVGMLYVGDSNVGKSECVLDLVESGHRMVADDVVHISNVGRAIIGRPDPLIKHHMEIRGVGILDIRAMFGIHAIRKVKKIETIVELQQWHRDGGYDRTGLNEQEEEVMGVKIPKVVIPVAPGKNLTVISEVIAMNTLMKYSGQNVAQDFNEALMQKIKAKAKGEYVDDLLDFDNQNWSYYE; encoded by the coding sequence GTGGCTGAGTCTAGATTAAAAGACATAAAGATCCTGCACCGGGAACGTCTCCTGGTGCGGGACTTTTTTTTGCATTACGGCAGAGACCTGCAAATGGCCTGCCATTCTCACGAGTCTGCCATGGACGCCCCTATTGCCGAAAGCGGTATTCACCGTCCGGGTCTTGCCATGGCTGGCTATACCAAAGTTTACAGTTCTCAGCAGATTCAGGTAGTCGGGCACACTGAATGGAACTATCTGGAATCGATTGGCCCCGAAGGCCGCGCGAAAGTTTTTGAGAACTTGTCTGTATTCAAGGCCCCGATGTGGGTGGTGACGCATTCGCAAATGCCGCACCCCGAACTCAAGGCCATGTGCGATCGATTGAACATCCCGCTGTTCTCGACCACGCTTCACACTTACGAATTCAACAAGATTGCCCAGCGTATTCTTGAAGAATTCTTTGCCCCGCACGCTATTATTCACGGCAGCTTGGTCGACGTCTATGGCGTCGGTATGCTTTATGTGGGCGACAGCAACGTGGGCAAGTCCGAATGTGTTCTGGATCTTGTAGAAAGCGGACACCGCATGGTGGCTGACGACGTGGTGCACATCAGTAACGTGGGTCGTGCCATTATCGGACGTCCGGACCCCTTGATCAAGCATCACATGGAAATCCGCGGTGTGGGTATTCTCGATATCCGCGCTATGTTCGGTATTCACGCTATTCGTAAGGTGAAAAAGATCGAAACCATCGTGGAACTGCAACAGTGGCACCGCGATGGCGGTTACGATCGCACAGGGCTCAACGAACAGGAAGAAGAGGTCATGGGGGTTAAAATCCCGAAAGTCGTGATTCCTGTTGCTCCGGGTAAGAACCTGACTGTGATTTCTGAAGTGATTGCGATGAATACTTTGATGAAATATAGCGGTCAGAACGTGGCTCAGGACTTCAATGAAGCCCTAATGCAAAAGATTAAGGCCAAGGCCAAGGGCGAGTATGTCGATGATTTGTTAGATTTCGACAATCAAAACTGGTCTTACTATGAATAG
- the raiA gene encoding ribosome-associated translation inhibitor RaiA, which produces MDIQFSARHFNASAGLQDRIQEEMDKLARFYPNITSASVILDHEVEHQRHCEITVNITGSQVVASADEENMGKAVDVTLERIKVQLKKANDKQNDHRAQPVSEVV; this is translated from the coding sequence ATGGATATTCAGTTCTCTGCTCGTCACTTTAATGCTTCTGCCGGACTCCAGGATCGTATTCAAGAAGAAATGGATAAATTAGCTCGATTCTACCCGAATATCACCAGTGCCTCCGTTATCCTTGACCACGAAGTTGAACATCAGCGTCATTGCGAAATTACTGTGAACATTACCGGCTCCCAGGTGGTTGCCTCCGCCGACGAAGAAAACATGGGCAAGGCAGTTGATGTAACTCTCGAACGCATTAAGGTGCAGCTCAAGAAGGCAAACGACAAGCAGAACGATCACCGTGCCCAGCCCGTTTCCGAAGTTGTATAA
- the rpoN gene encoding RNA polymerase factor sigma-54, whose product MDIGIQLGTNQRLEQNLSPQLRQFVTILQKNSLELDTAIKEELESNPLLELDDAAPMEEREVHEDELPDSGAELREVKDDFDDYDSGDYSSLEDSAMGDSSLLDGSNDINYEQYLKDGSMNEDAPFKDLNVGNDSDDEWDRPIKDHGKSLQDKLRDQLLLWSGSREQLEQLAESNCSEKNFRSLVEYLIDSLDENGFLQEVPADVAPVHLSNDPYINEIESMLRNEVPLEECSLPVREAVHVLQGFNPRGIGARNQRECFLIQAYALPNFPPLAIKILENCYEDLLALRYAKIGKSLGVSTEDVQRAVASFAKLNPHPGFQLSNSRVQTIAADLKVVDKHGRMEVESVRSSMQKRLRVNQTYKAILDDKGASKSDKEYVRTHLFKAVEFIKALDNRYTTMELVMRAIFKRQKDFFTKGPAFLKPMVQQDIADDIKRDVSTVNRSVNGKYVDTPYGIFELKQFFTSGVKQDSSPDGEELSSATILDAIKKLVDEEDKKKPLSDQAIADKLMEQGIKVARRTVAKYREEELHLLPASKRKKLI is encoded by the coding sequence GTGGATATTGGGATTCAACTTGGTACAAATCAGCGACTGGAGCAAAATCTTTCGCCCCAGCTTAGGCAGTTTGTAACCATTCTGCAGAAGAATTCCCTAGAACTCGATACCGCCATCAAAGAAGAACTTGAAAGCAATCCGCTTTTGGAACTTGATGACGCTGCTCCGATGGAAGAACGCGAAGTTCACGAAGACGAACTACCGGATTCCGGAGCGGAACTGCGCGAAGTCAAAGACGATTTTGACGATTACGATTCGGGCGACTATTCTAGCCTCGAAGACAGCGCCATGGGCGACAGCAGCCTTTTGGACGGCAGCAACGATATCAATTACGAACAGTACTTGAAAGACGGCTCCATGAACGAAGACGCGCCTTTCAAGGACTTGAATGTGGGTAACGATTCCGACGATGAATGGGACCGCCCCATTAAAGATCACGGCAAGAGCCTTCAAGACAAATTGCGTGACCAGTTGTTGCTTTGGTCGGGCTCTCGCGAACAGCTGGAACAGCTGGCCGAAAGCAATTGTTCTGAAAAGAATTTCCGCTCGTTGGTAGAATACCTGATTGATTCTCTCGATGAAAACGGATTCCTGCAAGAAGTCCCTGCTGATGTGGCTCCGGTGCATTTGTCGAATGATCCGTACATTAACGAGATTGAATCCATGCTCCGTAACGAGGTCCCGCTAGAGGAATGCTCGCTTCCGGTGCGTGAGGCGGTGCATGTGTTGCAGGGCTTTAATCCGCGTGGCATTGGCGCCCGTAACCAGCGTGAATGCTTTTTGATTCAAGCATACGCTCTCCCGAATTTTCCGCCGCTCGCCATCAAGATTCTTGAAAATTGCTACGAAGACTTGCTGGCTCTGCGTTATGCCAAAATCGGAAAGTCTTTGGGCGTTTCGACCGAAGATGTGCAGCGTGCTGTTGCAAGCTTTGCTAAGCTGAATCCGCATCCGGGATTCCAGCTGTCCAATTCGCGCGTGCAGACGATTGCTGCAGACCTCAAGGTGGTCGACAAGCATGGCCGTATGGAAGTCGAATCCGTGCGTTCTTCGATGCAAAAGCGCTTGCGCGTGAATCAGACCTACAAGGCGATTCTCGACGATAAGGGCGCATCTAAGTCCGACAAGGAATACGTGCGTACGCACCTCTTTAAGGCGGTCGAATTTATCAAGGCGCTCGACAACCGCTACACGACTATGGAACTTGTGATGCGGGCAATTTTCAAGCGCCAGAAAGACTTTTTCACCAAGGGCCCGGCATTCCTGAAGCCCATGGTGCAACAAGACATTGCCGACGATATCAAGCGCGACGTGAGTACTGTGAACCGTTCGGTCAACGGCAAGTATGTGGATACGCCCTATGGCATTTTCGAACTCAAGCAGTTCTTTACTTCGGGTGTCAAGCAAGATTCCTCGCCCGATGGCGAAGAACTCAGCTCGGCAACCATCCTGGATGCCATCAAAAAGCTTGTCGACGAAGAAGACAAGAAAAAGCCTCTTTCGGACCAGGCGATTGCAGACAAATTGATGGAACAGGGTATCAAGGTTGCACGCCGTACGGTGGCAAAATACCGCGAAGAAGAACTTCATTTGTTGCCTGCTAGCAAGCGAAAAAAGCTCATTTAG
- the lptB gene encoding LPS export ABC transporter ATP-binding protein: protein MKNLVSTIRTEHLRKVYGGRQVVSDVSIRVSQGEIVGLLGPNGAGKTTSFYMIVGMVRPESGHIFLDDIEMTDKPMYKRARLGIGYLPQEASIFRKLSVEDNIMAILETQNMKRSERKRRLEELLEEFKITHIRKTKSMSCSGGERRRLEIARALASDPSFLLLDEPFAGIDPIAVADIQSIISGLKERGMGVLITDHNVRETLSITDRAYIMYKSQVLTEGSSEYLANDPEARRIYLGDSFSLG from the coding sequence ATGAAAAATTTAGTGAGTACCATACGCACGGAACACCTGAGAAAGGTCTATGGCGGTCGCCAAGTGGTGAGCGACGTGTCCATTCGCGTGTCGCAGGGCGAAATTGTCGGACTTCTCGGACCAAACGGTGCGGGTAAGACAACTTCGTTCTATATGATTGTGGGCATGGTACGCCCGGAGTCGGGCCATATATTCCTCGACGACATCGAGATGACCGACAAGCCCATGTACAAGCGTGCGCGCCTCGGCATTGGTTACTTGCCGCAAGAAGCATCAATCTTTCGCAAGCTCAGCGTCGAAGACAATATTATGGCAATTCTTGAAACGCAGAACATGAAGCGTTCCGAACGCAAGCGTCGTCTCGAAGAATTGCTCGAAGAATTTAAGATTACGCACATTCGCAAAACCAAGTCCATGAGCTGCTCGGGCGGTGAACGCCGCCGTTTGGAAATTGCCCGCGCCTTGGCGAGCGATCCGTCTTTCCTTTTGCTTGACGAACCGTTTGCAGGTATTGACCCGATTGCCGTGGCTGATATTCAGTCCATTATTTCGGGACTTAAGGAACGCGGCATGGGCGTGCTCATTACCGACCATAACGTGCGTGAAACGCTTTCGATTACTGACCGCGCCTATATTATGTACAAGAGTCAAGTGCTTACTGAAGGCTCTTCGGAATACTTGGCGAACGACCCTGAAGCCCGTCGTATTTACTTGGGCGATAGCTTTAGCTTAGGTTAG
- the lptC gene encoding LPS export ABC transporter periplasmic protein LptC produces MILQKWALIPLLLIGLVVTACEEIEEEKPWLQVERPEMLFTDTTLMDSYDKGVLAWKLKTAYLERWGDKEVVFVRPVLVDIYDSLGERTAFLRADSGRMDLKFTYVYAYGHVYALTPKGASVRSDSLIWNKGDNLVTTESYVRVVSEEGDVLQGRGFVSDAHMDNWRILSNVTGIFQDAARRLKEEDKSQAKEIETRDSAQAANPAPPSAAPAPAPTPAPTPATTTAPAQPPAPPANVSKGAVVNAAKSAAQNAAESSRDSAAVKAEKKFIDRIRNRGNRARAKSRDEQ; encoded by the coding sequence ATGATTCTTCAAAAGTGGGCGTTGATACCTTTATTGCTGATCGGTCTCGTTGTGACCGCTTGCGAAGAAATTGAAGAAGAAAAGCCCTGGTTGCAGGTAGAACGCCCCGAAATGCTTTTTACCGACACGACCCTCATGGATAGTTATGACAAGGGCGTGCTCGCTTGGAAATTAAAGACTGCCTATTTGGAACGTTGGGGCGATAAAGAAGTTGTGTTTGTGCGCCCGGTGCTGGTGGATATCTACGATTCTCTCGGAGAACGTACCGCTTTTTTGCGAGCTGATTCCGGCCGTATGGATTTGAAGTTTACCTACGTGTATGCCTACGGGCATGTGTATGCGCTTACGCCCAAGGGTGCTTCGGTGCGTTCGGACTCCTTGATTTGGAACAAGGGCGACAATTTGGTGACGACTGAAAGCTACGTGCGCGTGGTGAGCGAAGAAGGCGACGTGTTGCAAGGTCGTGGCTTTGTGAGCGACGCCCACATGGACAACTGGCGCATTCTTTCGAACGTAACAGGCATTTTCCAAGATGCAGCTCGCCGCTTGAAAGAAGAAGACAAGTCGCAGGCTAAGGAAATTGAAACGCGTGATAGCGCCCAGGCGGCAAATCCGGCACCTCCTTCGGCGGCCCCAGCCCCTGCTCCAACGCCAGCTCCGACTCCGGCAACTACTACCGCTCCTGCGCAACCGCCTGCACCTCCGGCAAATGTTTCTAAAGGCGCGGTTGTCAATGCCGCAAAATCTGCAGCGCAGAATGCGGCGGAGTCCTCAAGGGACTCGGCAGCGGTAAAAGCCGAAAAGAAGTTTATTGATAGAATCAGGAATAGGGGTAACCGAGCCAGAGCGAAATCGAGGGACGAGCAATGA
- a CDS encoding alkaline phosphatase family protein, whose protein sequence is MKPSILGFLKNAAASLAPFQKLVLISLAAWVTHILLRVLLLFRSNPYGFPFVSKPDWFIFHAVCIDFLWIVNALVVFLILGGIVYRITASKATVKAIVVKIVTVLYAVFHTAILLLTLLDNETQRFLGGHLTFGLVDTYKDTSSIIVFYDYVANDLSVPYLQFVVLALMLPLTYGVYRLFCKWYRPNDGFYVKKSVIAMLVFYIASYLFVYFIWTGNARMTKLRPVVALIYNDLFIAKKTVSLSEADLNTYRTAYQNLWQKIEGDSDWQFSDAKEGNGLPLYRVPNASLLNSEKLKAQREMQPNFILVLMESQRGRNTGYMNPQIQPSPTPFMDSLAAHSHAWVRMHTSGVPTTGGVLSTHIGIPHHSRLAQATDLAHVTIPSFVQVLTENGYSTHYMSAADPAWDNLGVWMSKWYTAQHYNREREDDSTFVDHAIEYVRDTLSKEGKPFFATLMTRSNHYPFNFAAGMTDEEKNRPLQERINVTMNYADRQIARFIHAVENEEWYKNTYVIIMADHGFPLGENGVSTMNGGGFSNISWIPFFIHGKGLEAIRDTMTAAQIDVAPTVLELAGFAVPNIFMGHNLLRGNVMKADSVANDSAAVDSTISTEAKEIAGLSLGAYSGYAAIGLDGYRFIAKYPAQDETHIFADSDLRQETELTGKLQKEEGHLSATLDTLLKISDYSLEHGLL, encoded by the coding sequence ATGAAACCTTCTATTCTCGGCTTTTTGAAGAATGCGGCGGCAAGTTTAGCCCCCTTCCAGAAACTAGTTCTTATTTCGCTTGCGGCTTGGGTCACGCATATTTTGCTTCGCGTACTGCTCCTGTTCCGCAGCAACCCTTACGGATTCCCGTTTGTCTCTAAACCGGACTGGTTCATTTTCCATGCCGTTTGCATTGATTTTCTGTGGATTGTGAACGCCCTCGTGGTATTCCTGATTTTAGGCGGAATCGTTTACCGAATCACCGCTAGCAAGGCAACAGTCAAAGCGATTGTCGTGAAAATCGTCACCGTACTCTACGCCGTATTCCACACCGCGATTTTGCTTTTGACGCTTTTAGATAACGAGACCCAACGATTCCTGGGCGGTCACCTGACCTTCGGGCTTGTCGACACCTACAAGGACACGTCCTCTATCATCGTGTTCTACGACTACGTGGCAAACGACCTTTCTGTACCGTACCTGCAGTTTGTGGTGTTGGCCCTCATGCTCCCGCTGACTTACGGTGTTTACCGACTGTTCTGCAAGTGGTACCGCCCGAACGACGGATTCTACGTGAAAAAATCCGTCATCGCAATGCTTGTATTCTACATCGCCTCTTACTTGTTCGTTTACTTTATCTGGACTGGCAACGCACGCATGACGAAGCTCCGTCCGGTTGTTGCACTAATTTATAACGATCTGTTCATTGCGAAAAAAACCGTCAGCCTTTCCGAAGCAGATCTGAATACTTACCGCACCGCTTACCAGAACTTGTGGCAAAAAATCGAAGGCGATTCCGACTGGCAATTCTCCGACGCCAAAGAAGGCAACGGGCTCCCGCTCTACCGCGTACCGAACGCAAGTCTCTTGAACAGTGAAAAACTCAAGGCCCAGCGTGAAATGCAGCCCAACTTTATTTTGGTGCTTATGGAATCGCAGCGTGGTCGCAATACGGGCTACATGAACCCGCAAATTCAGCCTTCACCCACCCCGTTCATGGATTCGCTCGCAGCCCATTCCCACGCATGGGTACGTATGCATACAAGCGGCGTTCCTACCACCGGCGGAGTGCTTTCGACGCACATCGGCATTCCTCACCATTCTCGCTTGGCTCAAGCAACTGACTTAGCCCACGTTACCATCCCAAGCTTTGTGCAGGTTCTGACAGAAAACGGCTACAGCACGCATTACATGTCGGCCGCCGACCCTGCCTGGGATAATCTGGGCGTTTGGATGTCCAAGTGGTACACCGCACAGCATTACAACCGCGAACGCGAAGATGATTCCACCTTCGTAGATCACGCCATTGAATATGTGCGCGATACGCTTTCTAAAGAAGGCAAGCCCTTCTTTGCCACACTCATGACGCGTTCGAACCACTATCCGTTCAACTTTGCCGCTGGCATGACCGACGAAGAAAAGAACCGCCCGTTGCAAGAACGCATCAACGTGACCATGAATTACGCCGACAGGCAAATTGCACGATTCATTCACGCTGTTGAAAACGAGGAATGGTATAAGAACACCTACGTGATTATTATGGCAGACCACGGATTCCCTCTGGGTGAAAACGGTGTTTCGACGATGAACGGTGGCGGATTTTCAAACATCAGTTGGATTCCGTTCTTTATTCACGGAAAGGGCTTAGAAGCCATTCGCGACACGATGACCGCAGCACAAATTGATGTCGCCCCCACTGTACTTGAACTCGCCGGTTTTGCAGTTCCGAACATATTCATGGGACATAACTTGCTGCGCGGAAATGTAATGAAGGCAGACTCTGTTGCCAATGATTCTGCCGCAGTCGATTCCACGATTAGCACCGAAGCAAAGGAAATTGCAGGCCTTTCGCTCGGCGCATACTCGGGCTATGCCGCCATTGGCCTTGACGGCTACCGCTTTATTGCGAAGTACCCCGCCCAAGATGAAACGCATATCTTTGCCGATAGCGACCTGCGCCAGGAAACCGAACTGACCGGCAAACTACAAAAAGAAGAGGGCCACTTGTCAGCGACCCTCGATACATTGCTCAAGATTTCAGACTACAGCCTAGAGCACGGGTTACTCTAG
- a CDS encoding phosphocholine cytidylyltransferase family protein: protein MIAVILAAGMAKRLRPLTDNTPKCLLDVKGRSLLERSMDALKGAGIQEFVIVTGYLNHMIENFVKDHYGDSIRVTFIHNALYDSTNNIYSLWLAGKAVAGKKFLLLDSDLLYDPQIVKNVLASKAANVLTLIRHELGEEEMKVVLGADGNISEISKTCSPKAAVGESLGIEKIGAAYSSALYAELEKMMNVEHLENTFYELAFERMIPQGHTYSVLDASDYFSCELDTVEDFENAKSTIPLE, encoded by the coding sequence ATGATTGCCGTAATTCTTGCTGCAGGAATGGCGAAGCGTTTGCGCCCGCTGACCGATAACACGCCTAAGTGCCTTTTGGATGTGAAGGGTCGCTCGCTTTTGGAACGCTCCATGGACGCATTGAAGGGCGCTGGCATTCAGGAATTCGTGATTGTAACGGGTTACCTGAATCACATGATTGAAAACTTCGTGAAGGATCATTATGGTGATTCCATTCGCGTCACTTTCATTCATAATGCTCTTTACGATTCTACGAATAATATTTATTCGCTTTGGCTTGCAGGCAAGGCGGTTGCGGGCAAGAAATTTCTGTTGCTCGACAGCGACCTGCTTTATGACCCGCAAATCGTGAAGAACGTGCTCGCGTCCAAGGCGGCGAACGTGCTTACGCTCATTCGTCATGAACTCGGCGAAGAAGAAATGAAGGTTGTCTTGGGCGCCGACGGGAATATTTCTGAAATTAGCAAGACCTGCTCCCCGAAGGCCGCTGTAGGCGAAAGCCTCGGCATCGAAAAAATTGGTGCAGCTTACTCCAGCGCTCTTTATGCAGAACTTGAAAAGATGATGAACGTGGAACATTTGGAAAATACGTTCTACGAACTCGCCTTTGAACGCATGATCCCGCAGGGTCATACGTATTCTGTTCTGGATGCGTCGGACTATTTCTCTTGCGAACTCGATACGGTCGAGGATTTCGAAAACGCGAAGTCTACGATTCCGCTAGAGTAA